In Actinoplanes sp. NBC_00393, a single genomic region encodes these proteins:
- a CDS encoding substrate-binding domain-containing protein: protein MNQQPASTRSFPEAGVETETIMNRRDFLRLNVGVGAAATLAACGSSGPSGGSDSSGAEGAATYWALSGMPSEPIRRAAVDRFNKANPDTPITGSYFQNDAYKQKIKTAIGAGEGPSMIFNWGGGGLKSYVEAGQVDDLTGWFGENAAVKDKIIPASFGAATVDGKIYAMPVESVTPIVLFYNKKVFEQVGVQPPQTYGDILDLVPKFNAQGIAPFSMGGQSRWPNMMWLEFLLDRTAGSDVFNRVFAGEKNAWSDPAVLTMLTMVQDLVKADGFQKGFSSTTADSNADQALLYTGKAAMMVHGTWSYGIQKANGGDFVSSGGLGFMNFPPIDGGKGDPGNAVGNPGQYLSISSKAPQAQKDIAKKYFSTTLVDDEEVKGWVGAGYVPTLKDSAAQLASSPNADFLNFVHETAVNAKTFQQSWDQALSPTAAETLLDNIAKLFQLQISPQQWVDSMNGVIGK from the coding sequence ATGAACCAGCAGCCGGCCTCCACACGCAGCTTTCCTGAAGCCGGTGTCGAAACGGAGACAATAATGAATCGTCGTGATTTCCTGAGACTCAACGTTGGTGTAGGTGCGGCGGCAACTCTCGCGGCATGTGGCAGTTCGGGCCCGTCCGGCGGGAGCGACAGCAGCGGCGCTGAGGGTGCGGCAACGTATTGGGCGCTGAGCGGCATGCCCAGCGAGCCGATCCGTCGCGCGGCTGTGGACCGCTTCAACAAGGCCAACCCGGACACACCGATCACGGGCTCGTACTTCCAGAACGATGCGTACAAGCAGAAGATCAAGACCGCCATCGGGGCTGGCGAGGGCCCGTCGATGATCTTCAACTGGGGTGGTGGGGGCCTCAAGAGCTATGTCGAGGCCGGCCAGGTCGACGACCTCACCGGTTGGTTCGGCGAAAACGCCGCGGTCAAGGACAAGATCATCCCGGCGTCGTTCGGTGCGGCCACCGTGGACGGCAAGATCTACGCGATGCCGGTCGAGAGCGTGACGCCGATCGTCCTGTTCTACAACAAGAAGGTCTTCGAGCAGGTCGGCGTGCAGCCCCCGCAGACGTACGGCGACATTCTCGATCTGGTCCCGAAGTTCAATGCTCAGGGCATCGCGCCGTTCTCCATGGGTGGCCAGTCCCGCTGGCCCAACATGATGTGGCTCGAGTTCCTGCTCGACCGCACGGCCGGCTCCGACGTGTTCAACCGCGTCTTCGCCGGCGAGAAGAACGCATGGTCCGACCCGGCGGTGCTGACCATGCTTACGATGGTTCAGGACCTGGTGAAGGCGGACGGTTTCCAGAAGGGCTTCTCCTCGACCACCGCCGACTCGAACGCCGACCAGGCCCTGCTCTACACCGGCAAGGCCGCGATGATGGTGCACGGCACCTGGTCGTACGGCATCCAGAAGGCCAACGGCGGCGACTTCGTCTCCAGCGGCGGCCTCGGCTTCATGAACTTTCCCCCGATCGACGGCGGCAAGGGCGACCCGGGTAACGCGGTGGGCAACCCCGGCCAGTACCTGTCCATCTCGTCGAAGGCCCCCCAGGCGCAGAAGGACATCGCCAAGAAGTACTTCTCCACCACCCTGGTAGACGACGAGGAGGTCAAGGGCTGGGTCGGTGCGGGCTATGTGCCGACGCTCAAGGACAGCGCCGCGCAACTCGCTTCATCGCCGAACGCGGACTTCCTTAACTTCGTCCACGAGACAGCGGTGAACGCCAAAACCTTCCAACAGTCGTGGGACCAGGCGCTGAGCCCGACCGCGGCCGAGACCCTGCTGGACAACATCGCCAAGCTGTTCCAGTTGCAGATCAGCCCGCAGCAGTGGGTCGACAGCATGAACGGGGTCATCGGCAAATGA
- a CDS encoding carbohydrate ABC transporter permease, whose product MATIDTGAHRRITPARRKARSNWLGGTFGWVWLLIVMLPIYWIVITSFKTQANYFVTNTFAPPSTPTLDNYRSVIENDFVRYFLNSMVVTVGAVVPAVVISFMAAYGIVRAARDRRVRSINSLFLTGLAIPLQAVIIPVYLIIIRLEMYDTLLAIILPSIAFAIPLSVLVLANFIRDVPRELFESMRMDGATEWGTLWRLAFPLTRPALVTVTIYNALAIWNGFLLPLVLTQSPEQRTMPLALWTFQGQFGINVPAIAASVTLTTIPIVLLYAVGRRQLLSGLTAGFGK is encoded by the coding sequence GTGGCGACCATCGACACCGGCGCCCACCGGCGGATCACACCGGCCCGCCGGAAGGCGCGGTCCAATTGGCTGGGCGGCACCTTCGGCTGGGTCTGGCTGCTCATCGTGATGCTGCCGATCTACTGGATCGTCATCACGAGCTTCAAGACTCAGGCGAACTACTTCGTCACGAACACGTTCGCCCCGCCGTCCACCCCGACCTTGGACAACTACCGGTCGGTCATCGAAAACGACTTCGTCCGGTACTTCCTCAACAGCATGGTGGTCACGGTAGGTGCGGTGGTCCCGGCCGTCGTGATCTCGTTCATGGCGGCCTACGGCATCGTCCGCGCCGCCCGTGATCGCCGGGTCAGGTCGATCAACTCACTGTTCCTGACGGGCCTGGCCATCCCATTGCAAGCAGTGATCATCCCGGTCTACCTGATCATCATCCGGCTCGAGATGTACGACACGCTGCTGGCGATTATCCTGCCGTCCATCGCGTTCGCCATCCCGCTGTCGGTTCTGGTGCTGGCCAACTTCATCCGCGACGTGCCGCGCGAGCTGTTCGAGTCGATGCGGATGGACGGCGCCACCGAGTGGGGCACGCTGTGGCGGCTCGCCTTCCCGCTCACCCGCCCCGCACTGGTCACCGTGACCATCTACAACGCGCTGGCCATCTGGAACGGCTTCCTGCTGCCACTGGTACTCACCCAGAGCCCCGAGCAGCGCACCATGCCGCTCGCGCTGTGGACCTTCCAGGGGCAGTTCGGCATCAACGTGCCGGCCATCGCGGCGTCGGTCACGCTCACCACCATCCCCATCGTCCTGCTGTACGCGGTCGGCCGTCGACAGCTGCTCAGCGGCTTGACCGCTGGGTTCGGTAAGTAG
- a CDS encoding carbohydrate ABC transporter permease yields the protein MTTLAPPAVRVDQVPTASRERGGSVLWMTMPALLMFLAFGLIPLLGALGLSFTTWDGIGDIRPTGLTSWKAALSDPGLPHALGITFQIMFLSWLVQTPLSILIGVFIAARHRYRGLLAVLYFIPLLLSSAAISITYKAMLDPNFGIGSGLGISALNQDWLGDPTLAMGVLIFVVSWQFIPFHSLIYQGAVRQIPIALYEAAQIDGAGRLRQFFLITLPQIKYTIITSSTLMVVGSLTFFDLIYVLTAGGPGDATRALALEMYQKGFMANLMGPASCIAVILVLVGVALAQLLRRLGGRGDESQMEGM from the coding sequence ATGACGACCCTCGCTCCGCCCGCGGTCCGCGTCGACCAGGTGCCCACCGCGAGCCGCGAGCGGGGCGGCTCCGTCCTCTGGATGACCATGCCCGCGCTGCTGATGTTCCTGGCGTTCGGGCTCATCCCGCTGCTCGGTGCGCTCGGGCTCAGCTTCACCACCTGGGACGGCATCGGTGACATCCGCCCGACCGGCCTGACCAGCTGGAAGGCGGCACTGAGCGACCCCGGGCTGCCACACGCACTCGGCATCACGTTCCAGATCATGTTTCTTTCCTGGCTGGTGCAGACCCCGCTATCCATCCTGATCGGCGTCTTCATCGCCGCGCGACACCGCTATCGCGGCTTACTCGCCGTGCTCTACTTCATCCCGCTGCTGCTCAGTTCAGCGGCCATCTCGATCACCTACAAGGCGATGCTCGACCCCAACTTCGGCATCGGATCCGGGCTCGGGATCAGCGCGCTCAACCAGGACTGGCTGGGTGACCCCACGCTCGCGATGGGCGTCCTGATCTTCGTGGTGTCCTGGCAGTTCATCCCGTTCCACTCACTGATCTACCAGGGCGCGGTCCGGCAGATCCCCATCGCGCTCTACGAAGCGGCGCAGATCGACGGCGCCGGGCGGTTACGCCAGTTCTTCCTGATCACGCTGCCGCAGATCAAGTACACGATCATCACGTCCTCGACGCTGATGGTCGTGGGCTCGCTGACCTTCTTCGACCTGATCTACGTGCTCACCGCCGGCGGCCCGGGCGACGCCACCCGGGCTCTGGCCCTGGAGATGTACCAGAAGGGGTTCATGGCCAACCTGATGGGTCCGGCGAGCTGTATCGCGGTGATCCTGGTCCTGGTCGGGGTGGCCCTGGCTCAGCTGCTGCGGCGGCTCGGTGGCCGCGGCGACGAGAGCCAGATGGAAGGGATGTGA
- a CDS encoding (R)-mandelonitrile lyase has protein sequence MRKVLTALTMSVVALAASSGAARPQPETDKERRQVITRSGTQPSSIGPAENFTGDVHVQALFAAEDTAAYGGAYVTFQPGARSAWHVHPAGQRLVVTEGTGLTQQWGGPVEQIQAGDVVWCPPGVKHWHGAAPHSAMTHLAMSSVLDGRTVTWMEKVSDEQYGSYAEPEHNIRGLTRQQQTMVTIAAFTAAGRLPELRKALNEGLDAGLTVNEIKEILVQLYAYAGFPRSLNSITTFMTVLDERKAAGIIDEPGPEPNPLPSDKSSLELGTENQTRLVGAPASAPYITFAPAIDQFLKAHLFGDIFGRDNLSWQSRELATIAALANLGGADAQLRSHFAVGLHNGLTEENLRGLVSVLHAEAGQAQAATARRILEEVLSNRPR, from the coding sequence ATGAGGAAGGTACTGACAGCACTGACCATGTCCGTGGTCGCGTTGGCCGCGTCGTCCGGCGCCGCCCGTCCGCAGCCGGAGACAGACAAGGAGAGACGACAGGTGATCACCCGCAGCGGCACGCAGCCGTCCAGCATCGGCCCGGCCGAGAACTTCACCGGCGACGTGCATGTGCAGGCATTGTTCGCCGCGGAGGACACGGCCGCGTATGGCGGCGCGTACGTCACCTTCCAGCCCGGCGCACGGTCCGCGTGGCACGTCCATCCCGCGGGGCAGCGGCTGGTCGTCACCGAGGGAACCGGTCTGACCCAGCAGTGGGGTGGCCCGGTCGAGCAGATCCAGGCCGGAGACGTCGTCTGGTGCCCGCCCGGTGTCAAACACTGGCACGGGGCCGCGCCGCATTCGGCCATGACGCACCTCGCCATGAGCAGTGTGCTCGACGGCCGCACCGTCACGTGGATGGAGAAGGTCTCCGACGAGCAGTACGGCAGCTACGCCGAGCCGGAACACAACATTCGCGGCCTGACTCGACAGCAGCAGACGATGGTGACCATCGCGGCGTTCACCGCGGCGGGACGGCTGCCCGAACTGCGTAAGGCGTTGAACGAGGGCCTGGACGCCGGGCTGACCGTCAACGAGATCAAAGAGATCCTGGTTCAGCTGTACGCCTACGCCGGCTTCCCCCGCAGCCTCAACAGCATCACAACATTCATGACCGTGCTGGATGAACGCAAGGCCGCCGGCATCATCGACGAGCCCGGCCCGGAGCCGAATCCGCTACCCAGCGACAAGAGCAGCCTCGAGCTCGGCACGGAAAACCAGACCCGATTGGTCGGCGCGCCAGCGAGCGCTCCCTACATCACCTTTGCGCCGGCGATCGACCAGTTCCTCAAAGCGCATCTGTTCGGCGACATCTTCGGCCGCGACAACCTCAGCTGGCAGAGCCGGGAACTCGCCACGATCGCGGCTCTGGCCAACCTCGGCGGCGCCGACGCACAGCTGCGGTCACACTTCGCCGTCGGCCTCCACAACGGGCTGACCGAGGAGAATCTGCGAGGTCTGGTGTCCGTCCTGCACGCCGAGGCGGGTCAAGCACAGGCCGCCACCGCACGCCGCATTCTCGAAGAGGTGCTGAGCAACAGACCCCGGTAA
- a CDS encoding helix-turn-helix domain-containing protein, with amino-acid sequence MAQEPQGANGGTELGRFLRARRAQVTPEHAGIGVGPGWRRTPGLRREELAALAGVSVDYYIRLERGKEHRPSHAVIDALAAALRLDANERGHLFAIATRATSMLPKPSVVPDECRPAPGTDLLLERLRPYPARVLSRTLDLLACNPGGLRTLPGIEDWPVQRRNVIRYVFLHPAARALFPDWKLMTSGCVARLRAVAGREPDAPDVTELVAELATASTDFAWLWDRYEVRPFTGTSKTLHHPQVGTMTLTVQAMQIEGTAGHRLVTYLAEPGTPDHDALVLLDR; translated from the coding sequence ATGGCGCAAGAACCGCAAGGTGCAAACGGTGGCACTGAGCTGGGTCGTTTCCTGCGTGCCCGTCGTGCGCAAGTAACCCCTGAGCACGCGGGCATCGGGGTTGGCCCCGGATGGCGGCGCACCCCCGGGCTGCGCCGGGAAGAGCTCGCCGCGCTGGCCGGGGTCAGCGTGGACTACTACATCCGGCTAGAGCGCGGCAAGGAGCATCGGCCCAGCCATGCCGTCATCGACGCGTTAGCCGCCGCGCTCCGCCTGGATGCGAACGAGCGTGGGCACCTGTTCGCCATCGCCACCCGGGCAACCAGCATGCTGCCGAAACCGTCCGTGGTGCCTGACGAGTGCCGGCCGGCGCCAGGCACCGATCTGCTGCTGGAGCGCCTGCGCCCATATCCGGCGCGGGTGCTCAGCCGCACCCTGGACCTGCTCGCCTGCAATCCCGGTGGACTGCGGACGTTGCCCGGCATCGAGGATTGGCCGGTGCAGCGGCGCAACGTCATCCGTTACGTGTTCCTGCACCCGGCGGCCCGTGCACTGTTTCCGGACTGGAAACTCATGACAAGTGGCTGCGTCGCCCGTCTGCGCGCCGTGGCTGGTCGCGAGCCGGACGCCCCGGACGTCACCGAGCTGGTCGCCGAGCTGGCGACTGCGAGCACAGACTTCGCCTGGCTATGGGACAGGTACGAGGTGCGCCCGTTCACCGGGACGTCCAAAACCCTCCACCATCCGCAGGTCGGCACCATGACCCTCACGGTCCAAGCCATGCAGATCGAGGGCACCGCCGGCCATCGGCTGGTGACCTACCTCGCCGAACCCGGCACACCCGATCACGACGCACTGGTTCTGCTGGACCGATAA